The Lasioglossum baleicum chromosome 12, iyLasBale1, whole genome shotgun sequence genome includes a region encoding these proteins:
- the LOC143214678 gene encoding uncharacterized protein LOC143214678, translating to MALSTELLKRLNSDEEPLPKRFKLAENVFCTVDLPVIRKENLILEWLCKTCSTDENGWRHMKNCLKTNHLDIKVDVKRLLVNTLVTRLQGTVEDLHSDIFDCYKLLLWNNEMQQYFINDPNDLGLLVKSLLSCALKFFKYTFNIEEATIGIDVDLIHKNDGLPLTIYNTIISVIEIILLISKFSFTTNDKLRIIFVGDILYPLCNIIDQKCTDNRNRLGVATYKCVQQLIFGRKYAETGVLPKNKDTTQFMDLISVLVETSRSKDLRSNICTFSFIFRAAVGIFKSDGATLDLILRELVECMVIHKREIFSALLKHLDDVIFNFDNKIHDVTLVNYCQIMIDDILSSENMSTVDYILISQFCSFNPLLIERKIQEILGKAFQGNPTLEYTNLMVSIMNAVVHLRQEEKLIPSIMIALKSKNLRSNTKFETFFPYEFKKVFMKSVSNITNSQSVCILRTLVYHLKTDCMELLQSNDTCKTVVVMQAIVDLLVTFLNGVCIFEHTGTLTFHTKFINAIDDLGNILSLLIDRILHLNYNKEIIVTLLRAIFSWNKARNTLKYYIPKGVTKDLSFPILEDQWQQLIQRITNFGEDNCKDIMNKLILQQTKMSQNMSDKSYVKLNNLVGGLKYSWKPILQFDTNVISLLTTKQISKVTDLLLAEVASSEDNFSKWVEVLRKDDLQENKRLSMCLLNSVIIQMETSLTTGVTKSMCQYFARVNTIFLEDQNIDNQEVNEIVVRMKEDLLRDEWIEIKSTLLQEIKVYLKLLLHVPLMFLNANVRSLTFMIFFALRKESHQNDDIISLCDVMLSDLLEKPGIDIFQYIGPVSLCQLPLTRNVQKTLELSLRNGLSYTVFKELINASENSKKTLHFLLESVEHVKQKLNVDQRVIVRKVERKLSKILIKSLPSTITEIEDINILSSILKIYVSNENITEELKDLVQRTLQSIFLNDNIASEKNEIIQETLKLAVVVLRNKKMFQIEDQTIKEIWRILFRYPCVDVLFPLLESCESLELEQFLKDLHDQMVKAITHVERNDLENVCTMWNSILKINMSNDRNRLRLTAINKSIQTIQVLNVPNQLWPMLLKLIHDLLATKHLYLPDTIIDSSIFLSLKSLQETTILTCNDALTVCNVLLKMKTSSITDRLPALLALYRRILNVVVCKSKDKIDKSEEHTLKCIALDIEKFTSSLIKLKKDMARLSPYLIADLLKLFSESSIATAVKTSLQNCIYSLISICDRHGIALLFRTLPISMQEILKTQLDMFNKFYKFSGKI from the exons ATGGCTTTATCAACTG AATTACTGAAACGTCTGAATTCGGATGAAGAACCCTTACCTAAACGATTCAAGCTTGCTGAAAATGTTTTCTGTACCGTCGATCTACCAGTAATTCGCAAGGAAAATCTCATTTTAGAATGGCTTTGTAAAACATGTTCTACAGATGAAAATGGTTGGAGACAcatgaaaaattgtttgaaaacaaATCATTTGGATATCAAAGTCGATGTTAAAAGGTTATTGGTTAATACACTTGTCACGAGACTGCAAGGAACCGTGGAAGATCTCCATAGCGATATTTTCGATTGCTATAAGTTATTACTTTGGAATAATGAAATGCAACAATATTTTATCAACGATCCAAACGACTTAGGACTTCTAGTAAAATCTCTTTTGAGTTGTGCactgaaatttttcaaatacaCATTCAACATCGAGGAAGCAACTATAGGAATAGACGTAGATTTAATTCATAAAAACGACGGTTTACCATTAACAATATATAATACGATAATTAGCGTTATAGAAATTATACTGTTAATTTCTAAGTTTTCTTTTACTACGAACGATAAGTTAAGAATTATATTTGTTGGCGATATTTTATATCCTTTATGCAATATTATTGATCAGAAGTGTACAGATAACAGAAATAGATTAGGAGTAGCAACTTACAAATGCGTTCAACAATTAATATTCGGAAGAAAATACGCAGAGACCGGAGTGCTTCCAAAAAATAAAGATACAACTCAATTTATGGATTTAATATCTGTTTTGGTTGAAACTTCAAGATCCAAGGATCTTCGATCCAACATTTGCACGTTTAGTTTTATTTTTCGTGCTGCGGTTGGCATATTCAAATCCGACGGTGCTACATTGGATTTGATATTGAGAGAACTGGTAGAATGTATGGTAATTCACAAAAGAGAAATCTTCAGTGCCTTGTTAAAGCATTTGGACGAtgtaatattcaattttgataATAAAATACACGACGTTACGTTGGTCAATTATTGTCAGATTATGATAGATGATATTCTATCCAGCGAAAATATGAGCACAGTAGACTACATTTTGATCTCACAGTTTTGTTCTTTCAATCCTCTTCTAATcgaaagaaaaattcaagagaTACTGGGAAAAGCGTTTCAGGGAAATCCAACATTAGAATATACAAATTTAATGGTATCTATTATGAACGCTGTTGTACATCTAAGACAAGAGGAAAAATTAATTCCTTCGATAATGATAGCTTTAAAGTCCAAGAATCTAAGATCGAATACAAAATTCGAAACGTTTTTTCCATACGAATTCAAAAAGGTATTTATGAAGTCTGTAAGTAACATCACAAACTCGCAAagtgtatgtatattaaggaCGCTGGTATATCACTTGAAGACTGATTGCATGGAACTGCTacaatccaatgatacgt GTAAAACTGTAGTTGTTATGCAAGCAATCGTTGATTTACTTGTAACATTTTTAAACGGTGTCTGCATTTTCGAGCATACAGGGACATTAACTTTCCACACAAAATTTATAAATGCTATCGACGACTTGGGAAACATTTTATCGCTTCTGATAGACAGAATTTTACATTTGAATTACAACAAAGAGATTATTGTGACGTTGCTGCGTGCGATATTTTCATGGAACAAAGCCCGAAATACTTTAAAATATTACATACCGAAAGGTGTTACCAAAGACTTGAGTTTCCCAATATTGGAAGATCAATGGCAACAACTGATTCAAAGAATTACAAATTTTGGCGAAGACAATTGTAAGGATATTATG AATAAACTTATTTTGCAACAGACTAAAATGTCCCAGAATATGTCGGACAAATCTTATGTTAAACTTAACAACTTAGTAGGTGGCTTGAAATACTCTTGGAAGCCTATATTACAATTCGATACGAATGTAATATCGCTCTTGACTACAAAACAGATTTCAAAAGTGACAGACTTATTGTTAGCAGAGGTTGCATCTAGCGAGGATAATTTTTCGAAATGGGTGGAAGTGTTACGTAAAGATGATTTACAAGAGAACAAAAGATTGTCGATGTGTTTGTTGAATAGCGTTATAATACAAATGGAAACTTCGCTAACCACAGGAGTAACAAAGTCTATGTGCCAATATTTTGCTAGAGTAAAC ACAATTTTCCTGGAAGACCAAAATATCGATAACCAAGAAGTAAACGAAATAGTAGTACGTATGAAAGAGGACTTGTTAAGAGACGAATGGATTGAAATAAAGAGTACATTGTTACAAGAAATAAAAGTGTACTTGAAATTATTGCTTCACGTGCCTCTCATGTTCTTAAATGCTAATGTAAGATCGTTAACATTCATGATCTTCTTCGCTCTCAGAAAGGAGTCTCATCAGAATGATGACATAATTagtttatgcgatgtaatgctTTCAG ATCTTTTAGAAAAACCTGGCATCGATATATTCCAGTACATTGGTCCAGTGTCGTTATGTCAATTACCGCTGACCAGAAATGTCCAAAAGACTTTGGAGCTATCGCTTAGAAATGGCCTGTCTTACACAGTGTTTAAAGAACTTATAAACGCTTCTGAAAATTCTAAAAAGACGTTGCACTTTTTGTTAGAATCTGTAGAACATGTTAAGCAAAAATTAAACGTCGACCAAAGGGTAATAGTGAGAAAAGTGGAAAGAAAATTAagcaaaattttaataaaatcactACCCTCGACTATTACAGAAATAGaggatataaacatattaagttcgatattaaaaatttatgtatCCAACGAAAATATCACCGAAGAACTAAAAGATCTAGTACAACGAACGTTACAGAGTATATTTTTG AACGATAATATTGCAAGCGAGAAGAATGAAATAATACAAGAAACTTTAAAATTGGCTGTGGTTGTTCTTCGAAATAAAAAGATGTTTCAAATCGAAGATCAAACTATAAAAGAAATATGGCGGATTTTATTCAGGTATCCGTGCGTGGATGTACTCTTTCCTTTATTAGAATCTTGCGAATCGTTAGAACTTGAGCAATTCTTGAAAGACTTGCACGATCAGATG GTAAAAGCAATCACGCATGTGGAACGGAATGACTTGGAAAATGTTTGTACCATGTGGAACTCTATACTGAAAATAAATATGTCCAACGATAGGAATAGATTACGTTTAACTGCAATTAATAAGTCGATACAAACTATACAGGTATTAAACGTACCGAATCAATTGTGGCCaatgttattaaaattaatacacgaTCTTCTTGCTACCAAGCATTTATATTTGCCCGATACGATTATTGACTCGAGTATATTTCTTAGTTTAAAATCGCTGCAAGAAACTACAATATTAACATGTAACGATGCATTAACAGTATGTAACGTactgttaaaaatgaaaacaagTTCAATTACCGATAGATTGCCCGCGCTGTTAGCATTGTATCGACGTATATTAAATGTTGTTGTATGTAAATCGaaagataaaattgataaatctgAAGAACATACGTTGAAATGTATCGCGTTGGATATAGAGAA GTTCACAAGCTCCTTAATAAAGCTCAAAAAGGATATGGCAAGATTAAGTCCTTATCTAATAGCAGATTTGTTGAAATTGTTCTCAGAATCATCGATAGCAACAGCGGTAAAg ACGTCTCTACAGAATTGCATATACTCGTTAATTAGTATATGCGATCGACATGGAATTGCATTGCTATTTCGAACTTTGCCAATTTCTATGCAAGAGATTCTCAAGACACAGTTAGACatgttcaataaattttacaaattttctggaaagatttaa